The following are from one region of the Vitis riparia cultivar Riparia Gloire de Montpellier isolate 1030 chromosome 14, EGFV_Vit.rip_1.0, whole genome shotgun sequence genome:
- the LOC117931140 gene encoding translation initiation factor IF-2 — MAWREVGKKSICANLTKALASTKSRDVPDPLSTPILEDALKSISSSIKHVPVFSASQSSLGADKCQILPNRPLTRRFHASPGLLARRRSDEPFGLKTPKREKYVKRESKMQPPVEAPYVHPKPKRTTKSLPDRTIDIFEGMTIGELAKHTNESISTLQEILVNVGEKFDSEFDTLSIDIAELVAMETGVNVRRLHSNEGAEILPRPAVVTVMGHVDHGKTSLLDALRQTSVAAREAGGITQHLGAFVVSMPSGASITFLDTPGHAAFSAMRARGAAVTDVVVLVVAADDGVMPQTLEAMSHAKAAKVPIVVAINKCDKPAADPERVKVQLASEGLLLEEMGGDVQVVEVSAVNKTGLDNLEEALLLQADLMDLKARIDGPAQAYVVEARLDRGRGPLATAIVKAGTLVCGQHVVVGAEWGRIRAIRDMMGNLTDKAKPAMPVEIEGLRGLPMAGDDIIVVESEERARMLSAGRKKKYEKDRLRKIDEGRTEAPEPSEDVPERVEMPIIVKADVQGTVQAVTDALKSLNSPQVFVNVVHVGVGPISQSDVDLAQACHACIVGFNVKNPPTSLSQAASRASIKVKIHRVIYHLLEDIGNLIVDKAPGTFETQVAGEAQVLNIFELKGRSKSKGDDVKIAGCRVIDGRVTKSSTMRLLRSGEVMFEGSCVSLKREKQDVDTVGKGNECGLVIGDWDDFQIGDVIQCLEQVNRKPKFISSESGAVRIEC, encoded by the exons ATGGCTTGGAGAGAGGTTGGGAAAAAG AGCATTTGTGCCAATCTCACAAAAGCTTTGGCTTCAACAAAATCTAGAGATGTTCCTGATCCGCTTTCCACGCCTATTTTGGAAGATGCGCTGAAATCAATTTCTTCTTCCATCAAACATGTACCAG TGTTTTCTGCGAGCCAATCGTCATTGGGTGCTGATAAGTGCCAGATTTTGCCCAACCGACCCTTAACACG GCGTTTTCATGCAAGTCCTGGACTATTGGCTAGAAGAAGAAGTGATGAACCATTTGGTTTGAAGACTCCGAAGAGAGAGAAGTATGTGAAAAGAGAGAGTAAGATGCAACCGCCTGTCGAAGCTCCTTATGTGCATCCTAAACCCAAAAGAACTACCAAATCATTACCAGATAGAACAATTGACATATTTGAAGGCATGACCATTGGTGAACTTGCTAAGCATACCAATGAGTCAATATCTACTTTGCAGGAAATTCTTGTAAATGTAGGGGAAAAGTTTGACTCAGAGTTTGACACTCTCAGCATTGACATTGCAGAGCTGGTAGCAATG GAAACTGGGGTCAATGTTCGGAGGCTGCATTCCAATGAAGGGGCAGAAATTTTACCTCGGCCTGCTGTAGTAACAGTCATGGGTCATGTTGACCATGGTAAAACTTCTCTTTTAGATGCTCTACGTCAAACATCAGTGGCAGCCAGGGAAGCTGGGGGCATAACTCAGCATCTTGGTGCATTTGTTGTGAGCATGCCATCAGGAGCATCAATCACATTCCTCGACACACCTGGTCATGCCGCATTTAGTGCTATGCGAGCAAGAGGTGCTGCAGTCACAGATGTAGTTGTCCTAGTGGTGGCCGCTGATGATGGTGTGATGCCCCAAACTCTTGAGGCCATGTCTCATGCCAAAGCAGCTAAAGTACCAATTGTGGTTGCAATTAATAAATGTGATAAACCAGCTGCAGACCCAGAAAGAGTAAAAGTCCAGCTTGCTTCAGAGGGGTTGCTGCTGGAGGAGATGGGTGGCGATGTTCAGGTGGTTGAAGTTTCAGCAGTAAATAAAACTGGCTTGGATAACTTGGAAGAGGCTTTGCTTCTCCAGGCAGATTTGATGGATCTGAAAGCACGTATTGATGGGCCTGCTCAAGCTTATGTGGTGGAAGCAAGACTTGATAGGGGTCGCGGTCCATTGGCTACCGCCATAGTGAAGGCAGGGACCTTAGTTTGTGGCCAACATGTGGTTGTGGGTGCAGAGTGGGGCAGAATAAGAGCTATTAGGGATATGATGGGGAATTTGACAGATAAGGCTAAGCCCGCCATGCCTGTCGAGATTGAAGGGTTGAGAGGGCTTCCAATGGCTGGTGATGACATCATTGTTGTGGAATCTGAGGAAAGAGCTAGAATGCTTAGTGCAGGgaggaaaaagaaatatgagaaaGATAGGCTTAGAAAGATTGATGAGGGGAGAACAGAAGCTCCGGAACCATCAGAAGATGTGCCTGAGAGGGTTGAAATGCCGATTATAGTGAAAGCAGATGTGCAGGGCACAGTCCAAGCAGTCACAGATGCATTGAAGAGTTTAAATAGTCCTCAG GTTTTTGTGAATGTAGTCCATGTTGGCGTTGGGCCTATCTCTCAGTCTGATGTCGACTTGGCACAAGCCTGTCATGCCTGTATAGTTGGATTCAATGTGAAGAATCCACCTACTTCTCTCAGTCAGGCTGCATCTCGAGCTAGTATAAAG GTAAAAATACATCGTGTGATATATCACCTTCTGGAGGACATTGGCAATTTGATTGTAGATAAGGCCCCTGGGACTTTTGAGACCCAGGTAGCCGGGGAGGCTCAGGTGCTGAACATATTTGAGCTCAAAGGTAGGAGCAAATCCAAGGGAGATGATGTGAAGATTGCTGGCTGCCGGGTGATAGATGGGCGTGTGACCAAGTCCTCAACCATGAGGCTTTTGAGGAGTGGGGAAGTTATGTTTGAAGGGTCATGTGTCTCCCTCAAGCGGGAGAAGCAGGATGTGGACACAGTTGGCAAGGGGAATGAGTGTGGACTTGTGATCGGAGACTGGGATGATTTCCAGATTGGAGACGTCATCCAGTGCTTGGAGCAAGTGAATAGGAAGCCCAAGTTCATTTCTTCAGAGAGTGGGGCTGTTCGAATCGAGTGCTGA
- the LOC117931318 gene encoding tafazzin isoform X1 codes for MEDLWKSRARSLQLRLRDRFRIAVDRHRRLPMFSTDGYFSSTLQRWLRRVRDFRRDSLPSSSAFYRKRVGKDIGAEEDSVFVRMLQALAVPVIGNVCYVFMHGLNRVQVYGAEKLHEVLLHRPENKPLITVSNHVASMDDPLVIASLLPPSVLLDARSLRWTMCATDRCFKNPVTSAFFQCVKVLPVSRGEGIYQKGMDMAVSKLNSGGWVHIFPEGSRSRDGGKTMGSAKRGVGRLVLDADNTPIVVPFVHTGMQEVMPIGANFPRIGQAVTVLIGDPIHFDDLLNEEQTQHMSRGKLYDAVSSRVSHRLQELKVQVDKLTLEHSIQLQNHDMQTTERAAGILHQVDWESFGMGSYITSEDDDSSSRLEIQSPMKLNVTNTQEHAPSERYFGMGFSYEGGIVSRIRGFMDPTELMGFAARGLFLNRRAEEKLASIQEIRPLKAWKQFLEANILQQWNAC; via the exons ATGGAGGATCTTTGGAAGAGCAGAGCTCGGTCTCTGCAGCTTCGGCTCCGAGACCGCTTCCGAATCGCCGTCGATCGTCATCGCCGCCTGCCGATGTTCTCCACTGACGGATATTTCTCTTCGACGCTGCAGAGATGGCTTCGCCGAGTTCGTGATTTTCGCAGAGACTCGTTGCCGTCTTCTTCAGCTTTCTATCGCAAACGAG TTGGCAAGGACATTGGTGCAGAAGAAGATTCAGTGTTTGTGCGCATGCTTCAAGCACTTGCAGTTCCTGTTATTGGAAATGTTTGTTATGTATTTATGCATGGCCTTAATCGTGTCCAA GTATATGGTGCAGAAAAGTTGCATGAAGTATTGCTGCATAGACCAGAGAATAAGCCTCTAATAACG GTAAGCAATCATGTTGCTTCTATGGATGATCCACTTGTTATTGCTTCATTACTTCCACCAAGTGTTCTATTGGATGCTCGAAGCTTGAGATGGACAATGTGTGCAACTGATCGATGTTTTAAGAATCCAGTGACTTCTGCCTTCTTTCAATGTGTCAAAGTTTTGCCAGTTTCTCGTGGCGAAGGGATCTACCAGAAG GGCATGGACATGGCTGTTTCAAAATTGAACAGTGGAGGTTGGGTTCACATCTTTCCAGAAGGTAGTCGTTCCCGGGATGGTGGGAAAACTATGGGGTCTGCCAAGAGAGGTGTAGGGAG GTTGGTCTTGGATGCAGACAATACCCCAATTGTTGTCCCATTTGTGCATACGGGGATGCAAGAGGTCATGCCTATAGGAGCAAACTTCCCTAGGATTGGTCAGGCG GTGACAGTTCTTATTGGTGATCCCAttcattttgatgatttactGAATGAGGAACAAACCCAACATATGTCAAGAGGAAAACTATATGATGCAGTGTCTTCAAGGGTCAGCCATCGACTGCAGGAATTAAAAGTGCAAGTCGATAAACTAACCCTTGAACATTCAATTCAACTGCAAAATCATGACATGCAAACGACAGAGCGGGCTGCTGGGATTTTGCACCAAGTTGATTGGGAATCATTTGGCATGGGAAGCTATATCACTTCTGAGGATGATGATTCATCATCGAGACTAGAAATCCAGTCCCCAATGAAGCTAAATGTCACAAACACCCAAGAGCATGCTCCATCTGAGAGGTATTTTGGAATGGGTTTCTCCTATGAAGGCGGGATTGTGTCAAGGATTCGCGGCTTCATGGACCCGACAGAGCTAATGGGTTTCGCCGCCAGGGGCTTATTTTTGAACCGGAGGGCAGAGGAAAAACTTGCAAGCATTCAAGAGATTAGGCCCTTGAAGGCGTGGAAACAATTCTTGGAAGCCAATATACTACAACAGTGGAATGCCTGCTAA
- the LOC117931318 gene encoding tafazzin isoform X2 encodes MFVMYLCMALIVSKYVEVCPVYGAEKLHEVLLHRPENKPLITVSNHVASMDDPLVIASLLPPSVLLDARSLRWTMCATDRCFKNPVTSAFFQCVKVLPVSRGEGIYQKGMDMAVSKLNSGGWVHIFPEGSRSRDGGKTMGSAKRGVGRLVLDADNTPIVVPFVHTGMQEVMPIGANFPRIGQAVTVLIGDPIHFDDLLNEEQTQHMSRGKLYDAVSSRVSHRLQELKVQVDKLTLEHSIQLQNHDMQTTERAAGILHQVDWESFGMGSYITSEDDDSSSRLEIQSPMKLNVTNTQEHAPSERYFGMGFSYEGGIVSRIRGFMDPTELMGFAARGLFLNRRAEEKLASIQEIRPLKAWKQFLEANILQQWNAC; translated from the exons ATGTTTGTTATGTATTTATGCATGGCCTTAATCGTGTCCAAGTATGTGGAAGTGTGTCCG GTATATGGTGCAGAAAAGTTGCATGAAGTATTGCTGCATAGACCAGAGAATAAGCCTCTAATAACG GTAAGCAATCATGTTGCTTCTATGGATGATCCACTTGTTATTGCTTCATTACTTCCACCAAGTGTTCTATTGGATGCTCGAAGCTTGAGATGGACAATGTGTGCAACTGATCGATGTTTTAAGAATCCAGTGACTTCTGCCTTCTTTCAATGTGTCAAAGTTTTGCCAGTTTCTCGTGGCGAAGGGATCTACCAGAAG GGCATGGACATGGCTGTTTCAAAATTGAACAGTGGAGGTTGGGTTCACATCTTTCCAGAAGGTAGTCGTTCCCGGGATGGTGGGAAAACTATGGGGTCTGCCAAGAGAGGTGTAGGGAG GTTGGTCTTGGATGCAGACAATACCCCAATTGTTGTCCCATTTGTGCATACGGGGATGCAAGAGGTCATGCCTATAGGAGCAAACTTCCCTAGGATTGGTCAGGCG GTGACAGTTCTTATTGGTGATCCCAttcattttgatgatttactGAATGAGGAACAAACCCAACATATGTCAAGAGGAAAACTATATGATGCAGTGTCTTCAAGGGTCAGCCATCGACTGCAGGAATTAAAAGTGCAAGTCGATAAACTAACCCTTGAACATTCAATTCAACTGCAAAATCATGACATGCAAACGACAGAGCGGGCTGCTGGGATTTTGCACCAAGTTGATTGGGAATCATTTGGCATGGGAAGCTATATCACTTCTGAGGATGATGATTCATCATCGAGACTAGAAATCCAGTCCCCAATGAAGCTAAATGTCACAAACACCCAAGAGCATGCTCCATCTGAGAGGTATTTTGGAATGGGTTTCTCCTATGAAGGCGGGATTGTGTCAAGGATTCGCGGCTTCATGGACCCGACAGAGCTAATGGGTTTCGCCGCCAGGGGCTTATTTTTGAACCGGAGGGCAGAGGAAAAACTTGCAAGCATTCAAGAGATTAGGCCCTTGAAGGCGTGGAAACAATTCTTGGAAGCCAATATACTACAACAGTGGAATGCCTGCTAA